One Arachis hypogaea cultivar Tifrunner chromosome 2, arahy.Tifrunner.gnm2.J5K5, whole genome shotgun sequence genomic window, ttttacccaaaaacagaaatcaccaatttttttaatgttcacaagccaaattcatttccacacatccaaatgaccacaacccaaccacattcacataattacactcaaccaaaatcaaacctacctcatctacacaattcaattcaatttcgtCACCTTCCTCtcctaaattcctaatttctTATTATTCCGCATTTCTCCCATTTATTCACACACGCAATATTCaatatccattcaatctcatatgacatcacacaatacacacaccACTTATATTTcttacctcttttcggcctccGACCCACATTCACAATTTAAATGAATATTCCACAATccaatattcattatccaatcatcaaattctcaacacaccaaacatacaaattcacacaattctcaacccaatgattaatttacattacatatcaactatacatattagtaccaaccatttacacaatccaaacttaaacctagggcatctagcctaggaattctcatcacaccacacggtacttaaatgaaacttaaaccgtacctcttggagccaaaccaattgagcctcttctttggaagtctccaccaaccttagctccaagtcTTACCAAAGCACCACAAGCAaaaccaatctcccaattgtgcaccaaaatcaaccaatactctaacataaccaatttcacacttACAATCAACGTAGGgttcatgaaaatgataaatcacaagggttggagAATTGTTTTACCTTAACCCActgtattttatgatgaatatcaCCAATGGATCATATTAGAGCACTCCTAAATAACCAAAATtacaagatttttttaaaatccaaaccaaattcgaatttaaagagaaaaacaaaaactagCAGAGGACAGTGGAATAcccaccacaaaacttagatagaaatgTAGAGGATGAGATGAgcgacgcgtggctgcaaacggctcgtcaattggattttctaactttattcacttataattaatttattcagctATAGTACTGGACAGATCTCAATCGCTACTGCTGGTCAAATTTTCAGTGCGCATTTTTACgcataaaactatattttttgactcagaaaaattcactgaatctaaatatcatatttaaatcctcaaatttcgattgctaaattttttaatcatattcgctcatatttaatttattatttaattaattacggtttgaccgAAAATTCATAAATTTGCCAATAATCATTTATTGGCGATGTTtatattgttagaatttattcAACAGTAAAGTctccaataataatattattgttgaatttttttaagGAATCTGATGGTTTTAAACCTTTTTTTGTTAGTGGTTGCAGAAGTTCTTGACAGGACGTTTAATAAATATAAGGAGTGAAGCGTGATGCTTGATTCCTATTTTGTTGAGGACAATGccatagataaaataggaattaatgatcaaattaattttttaaagatgCGTCATTTTCTAAATTCGtcattgaaaaattttattaattaaattagttctttagagattataaattaattatttttgtcttttcgTCGTTCAATTAATAATTTTCAACAACAATTGATAATATAAAACGTTAACTAACAGCATACATAATATCTAACATATCCAATTGGACTGAACAAATACAATACGTCAATCTGTCAATTTAATCCAGTTTTTCAATTATATAAACTCTAATCTTAATATAGCCTATCGAtactaaattgataaatttttataagTATATTTGTTTAGCGTTTAATTGGATATAGTAGGTGTTATGTATGATGTGAGTTAACCTTCCGTATCATTAATTGTTGACGAAAACTGCTAATTGAGTGACTGAAGGACGAAAATGATTAGTTAGATTttgatcttctaaattttgaatttcactttagagaataaagtgtaatctctcaccatttattttataagtaagactaagaaaaaatatgaaaaaaaaaatatttaatagtgaaaaataacattttaccctctcaaataaaaattttaaacttaaagaatctaaattcattaatttataatttttaaaagactaatttaatcaataaaatattttaaaaccaaatttaaaaaatggACCTTTTTCTAAAtattaatttgactattaatccaataaaataggaataaaattttgttgtttaattccttagtTTGTCATGTCCTTTTGTATACTCCATTTTTTCTGGATGGGCTCTTACGTTCAAAAAAggctaaaatataaaataattatcatatatatatatatatatatatatatatatatatatataaaatttatcaccaaattaattatttgtatagaatatatattaaatataaaatatatattaaaaataatttaattaatatatatttttacataaatatataataacttatttaataactaatttttaatatttatatattattttttaatataaaatatactgaaaattaaaataaatcacaTATCACTCTTTAACTATAATTGAAACAAATGTTTTCTCCAAATTTTAAAAGTTTCCTCCTTCCTATTATACATTACTAAATGAAAAAAAGTTATTAAaagttattcattttttttaatttttataataaaaattaaatattgacattttattttaaaaattgactatatataagtaaatattctattatattattacaaacataaatactaatatataattagaataaattattattttagtcctCAATATTTgcactaaattttaatttagtttctaatattttaaatattttatttgtcaaaaaaaagttttaaacaggTTTAATGTGGTCTTATCATTAAATTTGACATTAATAGTTAACAGAATGAATGACATGGACGTTGTTAACATTACTAGTTAAGTCATATTTACTTCCACGTGTTAGAaaaacataactaaaatatttttgtaacacttattctctttaattttttttgtacaaaattttaaatcctaaccatcaattttaaactttttaaaattataaaaaagtttttatattagtaattattGGTATATTAATTTTACTTAGATTCTAAAATTGAATGCTATTGACTCTTTAATATACAAActgtttgtatcaaatttaatgataaaataagattgaatccacttaaaattttttgagattaaaataggacatttaaaatattagaaattaaattaaactaaattaaaattcaatttaaatattgaaggccaaaataatacttattctatataattattttatatttttgtacaaGTTATGCAACTCTACCACACTGAAGGGAGATAATAAAGTAAGTAATTAAAATATGACTTATGTGGTGAAAAGTCCCCCTCTCCCATCcctctttttcattattattatttcttctttttcacttcTCTTTTATCCTCAATAAAGCAGCTGGATTAAGAGGAAGGTTCTTTGTGTGGACTGAAACtgtacaaaattattaaaaagatcgGACAAAGTGAAAAGGGTGGAATTATGATGGTAAATATATAGCTTCAAATTAACTCATTATTCCCTGAAATAAAAGTTGCAACTCCGAATTCCAACCAACGGAAAAGACCTAAAAGTTTTAAGGATTCTAAAATATATAGAAGACAAAATAACGCGAGAGAGAAAATATGAGGAAGCATAAAgttaatttggaacatgaatgATTTAGATTGAGATGGTtgccaaaattaattaattaaagttatTATATTATTAGTATTGAATATGGGGAGTCAAATCAATCACTTCAGGAACTAAACTGAATCGTTAAGGAAGTGTTAAGGGAAGTAATAAGAGTAGATTAAGGAAACCCCGTAACGGGGAATGGCCTAAAGTTATTATTGGTGAGAATTGAAGAATGAATCACATGGGTTTGGAGGTTTAGCATGGCATTTACACTGAAATAATGAAACACAAGGAGTTGCACTTACTCTAAAGAGTCCCTATCAAGtgttcaaaaacaaaataaagggtGCGTTTTATAAAAGCAAGAAAGCGAAAATTCAAAGAAGGAAGCGCAAAATCCACCTAGCCATATATATGAATTAATCATGACGATCTCCTTGCCCTTTGGGCCACTGACCAAGTAGACCAAACTCACAAACAGATTGTGGGTCCCATCCATAtttaatgtctttctttaatttccttcttcttctcctcctccttctcttccatttctttttttcattttttcacttCTCACCCCCTTTAATTTTTCCCTCCTTCATTCCAATTGCAATCCCCACGGGGTTTCCTTTCTTGTTTGTATTATTATTGCCTTACCTtcctaataatactaataatgttTATGTTTATTATTGCACATTACATAAATGGTTAGTATTCTATTAATTACTAATAAGTACTTAAGCTGCTATATGCTGTGCTGTGCTACCCAACACAACACACAAGATAGatagagtgagtgagtgagtgatcGCGCTTCTTCCtctaagttattattattacctAGCTTACTCAGTGACTCTGACTGAGTAATTAAAGCAGTGTTGAATTATTGGAACAAGAAACAATCTCCATTCAATTGGGCAAGGTGGTAATTGTAACACATCCAACATCCAAGTGGTGGTACAATTTCACCACCAATTACCCACTCTCTGCACAAGCCGCCTCACCTAATAATAAACTCAGTTTTCCCTCAAACACacactctcacacacacacatgcACTACCCCTCCTATCCtacaaagagagagaaagagagatggGGAAGGGGACAAAAGGGTTCAGCTTTTTGAGGGTGAAAGTGAGATCTTTTAAGCACACATCCATTTAGCACCAGAAGAGCAAGGAAAAGACTCTGAGacatagagagaaaaaaagagagtaaGAGAGACAAGTAATAATAATAGACTTAATGCACACGCCATTAGAGGGGGTGGTAGACTACTACTATCACTGTGTAGTGGCAAATTGAAGAAGGAGACTAAGAAGAAGGAGAGGTAGCggctgagaaagaaaagaaaaggaaaagaaaaaggcgAGTCACAGAGCTAGCTAGCTTGTGCAGTGAGGAGCAGGTTAGGGTTTTCGGTATTTGAAAATCGAATCCCACTTCTTCATCACTTCACTTcaccaccaacaacaacaactgcCACTACTGGTAATAAGAGCTACTTTTGGTTTCtcaagaataatataataataagggAAAGAAAAAACACATATACAGATACAGAACACAGTACACCATAAACAGTAGAGTAGAGAGAGTGGTATAAAAATcagaaacaaaggaaaaaaaaaaaagtaaccatACATACATTATTATTTCTCTCTCTTTGTCTCTTTTGTGTTAACATAACATAACACTGACTTGCAAGTAATAACGTGCAGGAattgagagaagaagaaagagatagagatcgagatagagatagagagagagggagaCATGTTGGACTACGAATGGGGGAACCCATCCATAATGCTCACCGGGAACGAAGACGGCGCAGCGCCACCGCCCTCCGACCAAACTCACCGCCAAATCTTCGACCACTACGCCTCTCACGCCCTACTGCCCGACCACTTCCTGCATGGGCCCGGCGCCACAACCACAGCTCACAATAACGCAAACAACCCCACCACCACCATCGACCTCTCTCATCATCACTTCAGCCCGCAACAAACCCATCACCACGTCCCCCACAGCTTCTTCGACCCACGGGCCTTCCATGCGGCCTCCTCCACCCACTACCCACCGCCACAGCCCCAACCCCCGCCTCCCCCATCCATGCTTTCCCTTGACCCGTTACCCCACCACGCCCACTGCGGGCCCGGCCATGGGCTCATGCTGGTGCCGAAATCTGAGGATGTCGGTCGGCCCATGGACTTCGTGGGCTCTCGAATTGGGCTGAACCTGGGAGGGCGCACCTACTTCTCGTCCTCGGAGGATGACTTCGTCAGCAGGCTGTACCGCAGGTCTCGGCCCGCCGAACCGGGGTCGACGGCGTCCTCTAACTCCCCTCGGTGCCAGGCGGAGGGGTGCAATGCTGATCTGTCTCAGGCGAAGCACTACCACCGCCGCCACAAAGTGTGCGAGTTCCACTCTAAGGCCTCCACCGTCATCGCCGCCGGGTTGACTCAGCGATTTTGCCAACAATGCAGCAGGTTGTTCTTTCAAATGCCTCCCCTTCCCTTGCTACTACCTAATCATTCTTCTACCCTCCCGCGCAGGGGCATTTCCGTCCTTTTCCACTACTTCCCGCTGTTTTATCTTCCTTCTTATATACGGCCACTATCCAATTTTGTTAAACTGCTCTAATTATTTCAGCTTCAAAATCAACGGTTTTCTCTTCCTTTATTTTTTCCCCctttctttatttaaaaaaaatgtgtcaGAAAGACTAAATGATCCCTTCGTTTGGGTGGTTAATTTCGTGAATTCATTCATCATAAATTGTGTATGGAGCTagggcaagaaaaattaaaggccGGAGTTAGTTAATTGGGATCTTCCGTTTATAAGAGTGTAGGTGATGCAATAGTTAAAGAATCTAAATGAaggtatttgaaatttgaatgatCAAAGCGAGTATTTGAGTAAGCAGTTAGATTTGTTTTGTTGTGAGTGTGTGGGTGGGTGGTAGGGTGTGGTTGGATCCTCAGTTGGCAGAATGGTTGGGTTGGGGGTGGAGGTGCTTGGGGGAGGTCGGGATGGAAAAGACGGAAGTGCCCTTGGGAGAAGTGTTGATAATGATTGAAGTTACCGTACATGGGGAAATCCCGAGGGCATTTGCGTCCCCAAACATGTTTGTTGTTCGTCTCTGGTCTCTACTCCCACTCCCTCCCCACTTTACTACTTACGTACTGCCTTGTCTTGCTCCTTTTTAGTTAGTACTACCCAATTTCCAAACAGTGTCTTCTTGTCAACACACTCACTTAACAGTTTACacctttaattatattatttattttgtttctttataATATATAGTAACTAGCACCTAATTATATATTCCTAAATCAATGTGATCCGTATGCATCTTAATAAATAATGCAGGTTCCATCTTCTCTCTGAGTTCGATAACGGAAAACGTAGCTGCAGGAAGAGACTGGCAGATCATAATCGTCGCAGAAGAAAAACTCAGCAGCCACCAGCACAAGACATCCACAAATCTCAGCCTGCTACTAATTTGGATAACGTTGCAAGTACcaacttttctttcttgctttaattACTAACTAGCTCCTCCTTAATATCGatcttatatatgtatatttaatttattgtatGTGTACGTGCAGGGTCCCCACCGGAGTCCGGAGCTCAGTCATCTTCGTCCGTAACGGTGGCCGTGTCTCCACCTGATTACTTCCGGCAAAGGCCGTACCAAACCGGAAGCCCATCAACGACTTCAAGTTCACTGTTTTTCTCAAGCGGGCAGTAGTTTATGTCAAGTGTATGTGCAATGCAGAatgttgttattattaattaGGAGGAGTCAGTTTGAATTTGCATGGCTAAACTAATGGACCGGAGGATTTCAGCGTAGCATCAACAATAATATTGCACTTATATAATTAATTTGTGACTTTGTaacctttcttttcttcctcttcaacatccaaATTTCATTTCAAAGCTTTAATCATTATGTGTTGTTTAGTAAGAATGATAATGATTTAAAGCATATCTGTCAATTACTAGTAGTGCTACTATTTCTGATCTACCACCgtttctaattaattattattatcattatatatatactatgttgcatatttaatatttattgtgTTATGGTTGGTTGGTATGTACTAGCTAGATAGTAGTAGTGGCAAATGGAATTCTACTTTATGATATGACCTGAAACAAAGATGTACGTTTGAGTAGGGAgtgattatttatttaaataaatgattttcactgctgttaaaaaaaaaaaaagaaaaagaaaagaaaaaagagcgaTAGTAGATGAGTTTTATGGTAAAGCGTAGAAAGGGGAAATGGCCCCGTCTATTTGGATTTTCCCGGAAATAGGACCTGGCGCTTGGGTGTGAGAGGAGAGCACGGGTGTTACGTTGAGGGCCTGGCCTATGGGGCATTTTGGGGTATTGAATTATTTGCCTTTTGTCTGTCCCTCGAATTTTTCCGCAAAAATGCAGGGATCATGTATATTATGAATATCACCTGTATAATGTATAAATTGGACTTTTGGACCTTAATCTGTAATTTCCATCCCATATGCCATTTATTGGATTCTCAGGCCGTCAACCTGTCTCCTCCATGGAGGCtaatattaatatatacatataagcacctcttattattttttttatgacacCGAATAAGAACTAATTCGTTAcgaattaaactatatataagaATTTATTATTGACTAATAGATTGTTATAtgtataaaacaaaatttatgtgtaattattgtgtaaaatttaaaaaatattaaattaaattaatatataataatttttaattatatatgagtTTATATTTACctaataaattagaaaatttgttgtAAAATGTTCTCCATTATACATGAGTTTCATTTTTTGGCTTTACACAAAATTTAGAAACTAGGTTTGTTTCCTTCCATGAAAGATATTATTATGTACATGAAGATAAAAAATTGCATTCTATTaagaaagtaaataaataatgtgcacaaaaagaaaagtaaaacaaaagcatgcttttCATAGCAGTAGATAACTTGTacaaaatgaaataataataataataataataataataattgaaaagaaTTCCCTTCCTCTCATGGATCAAAGTCAAAAACTTTCCGACGGTACCTCAATATTCACCACCGCCACAGAATAAAATGTAGCGCATCTGCAACAAACCCCAGTCACCTGAGATGCTGGTGCAAAGATGGAACGAACCAAGCGTTTTCAAATCCTCCCATCCGAAACAACGAATTATTCATAGTTAAGAGATGAAAAAGAAACTgaaaagagagaggaagagagacatAAAGTATGATCTGGTGAGAAACGTTGATGTAATGCGTTATGGAGAGAAGCAGATGAAAGGGGCTGCAAAAGTGCAAAGAGAAATAAAGAACATAGTCATTGAGTTAGTACTTTAACtcgttttaaataaaaattaattaataatttaatatcatttatatattataaaaaagaattttgttaaataaacaataatttttataaataatgtgATCAATAgactttaaaattgactcaataaagtaaaaaaaaatactctAACATTAGGataatcatccgcatacctaTTAAAATAAACATCTGAAATATCCACtatttacattgtttaatattctcattgtctatttatactttttcatataaaaatgatAATgacatttttttaatgaaaaagtctAAGAAACCAACTACATCATGAGTCAACTCATTAAAATTAAGGTAGTAGAATTTTTTTGTAAcatacttattttttaattaattaattctaattgaCTACACTCTTAATTAACTTTTTAGCGAAACTGAAATCAAAATATATGAATACAAATTATACTAATTTTGAGATAGTTGAAATGACAAATTTATTTATGTGTgtacatttttaaaatttaaaatgttcatGATAAAGTTATTATTCATGGGTATTAttgatgaaaaaattaaaatacaaagagaaaagattatttaaaataaacctcttgttgttgttgttattattattattattattattattattattattattattattattattattaacactttaaaatactattaatatcataaaaggaaaaaattgactaattaataaaaaaattaaatttcaatatttCCCCCCCTATTATTACAGCCATTGCCACCCATTATATATAGGAgacatataattatatatacaacTAACCTTCAGatcctcttttctctctctctctctcacacacacatgaGTGACACAACTACTAGAGCCTTGTTAAGTACCTAACGGTTGGGTCTACCAAAAAAAACAAATCTACGCCCAAAGTAGAGATGAGAGAAGAGC contains:
- the LOC112735625 gene encoding squamosa promoter-binding-like protein 8 isoform X1, with the protein product MLDYEWGNPSIMLTGNEDGAAPPPSDQTHRQIFDHYASHALLPDHFLHGPGATTTAHNNANNPTTTIDLSHHHFSPQQTHHHVPHSFFDPRAFHAASSTHYPPPQPQPPPPPSMLSLDPLPHHAHCGPGHGLMLVPKSEDVGRPMDFVGSRIGLNLGGRTYFSSSEDDFVSRLYRRSRPAEPGSTASSNSPRCQAEGCNADLSQAKHYHRRHKVCEFHSKASTVIAAGLTQRFCQQCSRFHLLSEFDNGKRSCRKRLADHNRRRRKTQQPPAQDIHKSQPATNLDNVARSPPESGAQSSSSVTVAVSPPDYFRQRPYQTGSPSTTSSSLFFSSGQ
- the LOC112735625 gene encoding uncharacterized protein isoform X2, which produces MLDYEWGNPSIMLTGNEDGAAPPPSDQTHRQIFDHYASHALLPDHFLHGPGATTTAHNNANNPTTTIDLSHHHFSPQQTHHHVPHSFFDPRAFHAASSTHYPPPQPQPPPPPSMLSLDPLPHHAHCGPGHGLMLVPKSEDVGRPMDFVGSRIGLNLGGRTYFSSSEDDFVSRLYRRSRPAEPGSTASSNSPRCQAEGCNADLSQAKHYHRRHKVCEFHSKASTVIAAGLTQRFCQQCSRFHLLSEFDNGKRSCRKRLADHNRRRRKTQQPPAQDIHKSQPATNLDNVGPHRSPELSHLRP